GAATTTCGTCATCCTTGGTCTGGCGTCCACGTTCGGAGTGGGTGACGGCAAGACGAACCGCGCCGTCTTTCTCCACCCCCTGGAACGCAAAGACGAGTTCGCGCTTCTCGTTGGCCTTCTTGTGCTCCAGGCCCGTGCAGTCAAAGAAAAAGACCTGATCCTCAACCGTGACCTTCATGTCGCGAAAAATACGGTCCGTCTTCACGTAGTAAAGCATGTGGGTCTTCCAGAACAGGACGGTGTCCTGCTCGTCAGTATAGACCTTCTCGTAAACGCTCATGTGTTGGGGCGTGTAGGCGAAACAGATGGAGCCCGAGCGGCTGAAGTAGCGACTGAAGAAAGCGTGCAGTTTGTCGAAAAGTTCTTCCCGGAAGTCAGGAAAGGTGGTGATGGCCGCGTCGACATCCGCCATCAGGGCCGGCTCGACGATCTGATGGAAATAGGCGGCCTTGATACGCATGAGGTTGATATAGCCAGACTGGCCATCAACCTTCGCGCCGATAAACAGGTCACGGAGAGCATCAAGGAATCGTTTCTCTTTAGTCATGGGAACCTCGAGAGGGAGTGGACGTTGGATATTGTGTAGAGGGGGAGGCGTGTTTCACCGGTTTCGCGGCTTCAAGGGGCATCATGTAAGCAGGTGCCGATTCACGAATCATGGCCGCGGCTTTGGCAGCGGCAGGGTTACTGTTATTCTCCTGCCAGAACCGGGCAGTGATTCGTTTGGCTTCCACGTCATCAAGGGGGACCCCGAAAAATGTGGCAAGCGCCTTGGCCTGCGCCTCCGTAGGCAATCGTTGCCCCAGCTCGATCTTGCTCAGAAGCGTGGAGTCCATCTCCGCAGCAGCGGCAACTGCGCGCAAAGGAAGCGCCTTCGCCTGGCGGAGTTCACGAAGCCAAGTACCAAGTGATTCGGGCAGGGCTCCGGCATTTGACTCATTGTGTCTAGACATAAATTGGCTTCTACCATTCACAAGGATCAAGATCAAGGGAAAAAATTAAATTATTATGATCATACACGCTCTACGAAGCTCGTGAATATGTCTTTTTATTATTCCCGCCAAAACGACTTTTGTGCGTGACCCGATTTGAGAGTTTTGAGATGCTTCGCCGGTCTTAAAAAAGGTTATCACTATGGCTGAACGACAACTTCTCAGCGGTAATGAGGCGGTTGCCTTGGGAGCACTCCATGCGGGTTGCGCCCGGGGAACTGGATATCCCGGCACCCCCTCAACCGAAATTCTTGAAAATTATGATGCCATCGGCGGTCAAGCCGAGTGGGCCCCCAATGAAAAAGTGGCCGCCGAAGTCGCACTGGGAGTCGCTTTCGCCGGTGCCCGCGCCATGGTAACCATGAAGCATGTTGGCCTTAACGTGGCCTCTGACGTCCTGTTCACCGCCGCCTATAGCGGCGTCCAAGGCGCCCTCGTATTCGTGGTCGCGGATGATCCCGGCCTCGCCTCCAGTCAAGACGAGCAGGATACACGCCGTTACGGAATAGCGGCGGGTGTCCCAGTCATTGAGCCCGCCAATTCCCAGGAATCCTATGACTTCATCCGGCTTGCATTCACCGTCTCGGCCCGCTGGAAAACCCCAGTCATTCTGCGTATGACCACACGGGTCTCCCATACCACGTCTATCGTCCGGACTTCGGATTCCATTGAATCACCTGCCACCCCACATTTCGTGCGTGATATTCCCGGCCGGGTCATGATTCCGGGTCATGCCAGGATCAAGCACAAAGCCCTTCGCGCCAAACTTGCAGAAATTCAGGAGTGGTGCGAAACCGAGGGACCTAACACCCTGCTCCCGGGAAAATCAGGTATCGGCATTGTGTCCGCCAGCGTGGCCAGTGTACATGCCAGGGAGGCCTGTCCGGAAGCCGCAGTTCTCAAGCTCGGGATGACCTATCCACTACCGATTAAAATGATTTTGAATTTCCTCAAGGACAAAACCCAGCGCTTTGTTATCGAGGAAAATGACCCGGTTCTTGTTGAGCAGATCCGGGCCGCAGGCGGCGATGTGCCCTGGAACCCGGAAGCCTACCGGATGGGCGAATTGACCGTGGACCGCGTGCGTCGAATTCTGAAAGGGGATGCCACTCCCGAACCTCCGCCCCCCAAAGCGCGCCCTCCACGACTTTGTAATGCCTGCCCGCACGGGTACGTTTTTGAGGTTCTCAAAAAACATGACTGCATCGTATCGGGTGATATCGGATGCTACACTCTTGCCGCCCTGCCGCCACTCTCGGCCATGGATTCCCAAATCTGTATGGGTGCCAGTATCGGTATCGGTCTGGGGCTACGACATGTGTTGCCTGAAGTGGAAGCGCGCCGGGTCGTAAGCGTCATTGGCGATAGCACGTTCATGCACAGCGGACTTACGGGCGTGGCGGAGATGGTATTCAACCCGCCCCCCACCGGCCATGTACTCATCGTGCTGGATAACCTTACCACAGCCATGACCGGCCAGCAGGAACATCCCGCGACGGGGCGACGACTGGATCACACACCCACCACACGAATCATGATCGAGGATGTGGTCAAAGCCATGGGAATCAAGAACGTCACCGTTCTGGACCCGGTTCGTCAAACCGCAGAACTCGAAGACACATTGATCAAGGCGTTGAAATCCAACGAATTGACCGTCATCGTCGGCCGTCAACCCTGTCTCTTGGCAGCTGGCCGCATCCGCTCCTATGAGCAGAAAGCATAAAAGGAACATCCTTTGAAAACAGAAAAAACCACTAACATCCGAATCGCCGGACTTGGCGGGATGGGAATCATCAAAAGCGCCCAGGTTCTCGCAGAAGTCCTCTTCCGGGCCGGGTATGACGTCAAAAAAGCCGAGGTGCATGGCATGAGCCAGCGGGGCGGTTCTGTAACCAGCGATATCCGGTTCGGCAAGGAAGTTCTCAGTCCGATGATTCCGAACGCTGAAACCGATTTTCTCCTGATTCTTGCACCGGAAGAATTGGAGAACCACCGTCCCGCATTGCGACCGGCAGGCATCTTGATCAACGCCCAGTCGTTCGATAATGTTACCCTGCCCAACAAGAAGAGCCTGAACATCGCCATGCTCGGTACGCTCAGTCGACACCTCGACATCCCTGTTGAGTCCTGGCAAAAGACGATCTACGACATTTTCCCGGAAAAGCTGCACGCCATTAACCTGGCGTCATTCGAAGCCGGACGCCATCTCGATAAATAAGGAGCCTCATGAGCAATAGCCCCATCCATCCCGACAGCTATGCTGACTTTCTATGCCCTGACGAGTTGCATCGCATTCAACTCCACCGTCTTCAGGCCATAGTACAAGCCGCCTATGACAACGTTCCCCTGACACGAGGGCGAATGGATGAGATTGGACTCAAGCCGGAACACATTAAAACCATTGCCGACACGGCCAAACTGCCGTTCACAAACAAAACGGATCTGCGTGACACCTATCCCTACGGACTGTTTGCCCGTCCCATGAAAGAGGTCGTTCGCCTGCATGCCTCCAGTGGTACAACCGGCAAACCGATCGTAGTCGGGTATACGCGGGATGACATGAAAGTTTGGTCCAGTGTCATGGCCCGCACCTTCTGCGCCGCCGGGCTCAGTGAAAACGATGTAATCCAGAATGCCTTCGGCTATGGGCTCTTCACGGGTGGGCTGGGTGCTCATTACGGAGCGGAAGCCCTGGGGGCCACCGTCATCCCCATCTCCGGGGGCAACACCGAACGCCAGATCATGGTCATGCAGGATTTCGGAGTCACCGCCATTTGCTCCACCCCCAGCTATTTCCTTCACCTCATCGAATCCATCGAAGCCACGGGAACAGGCTTCAAGGATCTGAAGCTCAAGGCAGGTGTATTCGGGGCCGAACCCTGGACGGACGGGATGCGCGCCCACATTGAGGAGCGGGCCCATATCAAAGCTTACGACATTTACGGATTGTCCGAGATTATTGGCCCCGGGGTCGCCACCGAATGTTCCCAACAAAACGGACTTCATGTCTTTGAGGATCATTTCCTAATGGAAATCGTGGATCCCAAGACGAGCCAGGTTCTCCCTGATGGCGAAGAGGGCGAACTGGTTCTGACCACTCTCAGCAAACAGGCGATTCCCATGATCCGCTACCGGACCCATGATATCACCTCCATCATCCCGGAGCGCTGCGCTTGCGGGCGAAGCATCCGCCGGATCTGCCGGATTAGCCATCGCAGCGACGACATGATCATCATCCGTGGTGTGAACGTATTCCCGTCACAGATTGAGGCCGCGCTGCTTAAGGTGGAGCAATCACTTCCTCATTATCAGATTGTCCTGAGTCGCAAGGAAGGCCTGGATCAGATCGAGGTGCAGGTGGAGGTTACCGAGGAGATGTTCCGGGACCGGGTCAGTGCCCTTGAACAACTCCAGAAGAAATTCTCCCATGCCATTGAGCATGTCGTCGGCCTGCGCGCAAATGTCCGCCTCGTGGAGCCGCAGACGATTGCCCGGAGTCAGGGCAAGGCCAAGCGGGTAATTGATCAACGCAAGGAAGGGGTTGCCCTATGAAACTGAAACAACTCTCGGTATTTCTCGAAAACAAACCCGGACGCCTGAGCCAGCCCTGCAAGGCACTCGCCGAAGCAGGAATCAATATTCTCACACTCTGCCTCGCCGACACCGAGCAGTTCGGGATTTTACGCCTGATCGTCAAGGACTGGGAAAAAGCCAAAAACGTCCTGGAAAAAGCGGGCTGTGTCGTCAATGTCAGCGAGGTACTCGCCATCGAGATTCCTGACTGCCCCGGCGGTATGGCAAGCATTCTGGCCGTTCTGGAGCCCAGTGCCGTCAACATCGAGTACATGTATGCCTTCACGCTGAAGCGCGGCAGTAACGCCGTCCTGATTGCCCGGATCGAGGACGCAGATCGCGCCATCGAAATTCTTCACAAAAAGAACGTCAACATCCTGAGCGCTTCCACTTTCTACACCCTCAGCTAACTCCAAAAGGATCCGACTGTATGGCTCTTATTCACTGTGATTTCTTTTCCGACAGTCTCGGACTGTGCTCATCCATGACGGTCATTCTACCCCAAAATACCCGGAGCCAGATTGGAATGACCGGCAAGGCGGGTGACAAGAAACACCCCGTCCTCTATCTTCTGCACGGGATGTCAGATGACCACACGATCTGGTTGCGACGCACCTCCATCGAGCG
The DNA window shown above is from bacterium and carries:
- a CDS encoding helix-turn-helix transcriptional regulator; translated protein: MSRHNESNAGALPESLGTWLRELRQAKALPLRAVAAAAEMDSTLLSKIELGQRLPTEAQAKALATFFGVPLDDVEAKRITARFWQENNSNPAAAKAAAMIRESAPAYMMPLEAAKPVKHASPSTQYPTSTPSRGSHD
- a CDS encoding thiamine pyrophosphate-dependent enzyme; translation: MAERQLLSGNEAVALGALHAGCARGTGYPGTPSTEILENYDAIGGQAEWAPNEKVAAEVALGVAFAGARAMVTMKHVGLNVASDVLFTAAYSGVQGALVFVVADDPGLASSQDEQDTRRYGIAAGVPVIEPANSQESYDFIRLAFTVSARWKTPVILRMTTRVSHTTSIVRTSDSIESPATPHFVRDIPGRVMIPGHARIKHKALRAKLAEIQEWCETEGPNTLLPGKSGIGIVSASVASVHAREACPEAAVLKLGMTYPLPIKMILNFLKDKTQRFVIEENDPVLVEQIRAAGGDVPWNPEAYRMGELTVDRVRRILKGDATPEPPPPKARPPRLCNACPHGYVFEVLKKHDCIVSGDIGCYTLAALPPLSAMDSQICMGASIGIGLGLRHVLPEVEARRVVSVIGDSTFMHSGLTGVAEMVFNPPPTGHVLIVLDNLTTAMTGQQEHPATGRRLDHTPTTRIMIEDVVKAMGIKNVTVLDPVRQTAELEDTLIKALKSNELTVIVGRQPCLLAAGRIRSYEQKA
- a CDS encoding 2-oxoacid:acceptor oxidoreductase family protein, whose product is MKTEKTTNIRIAGLGGMGIIKSAQVLAEVLFRAGYDVKKAEVHGMSQRGGSVTSDIRFGKEVLSPMIPNAETDFLLILAPEELENHRPALRPAGILINAQSFDNVTLPNKKSLNIAMLGTLSRHLDIPVESWQKTIYDIFPEKLHAINLASFEAGRHLDK
- a CDS encoding phenylacetate--CoA ligase; its protein translation is MSNSPIHPDSYADFLCPDELHRIQLHRLQAIVQAAYDNVPLTRGRMDEIGLKPEHIKTIADTAKLPFTNKTDLRDTYPYGLFARPMKEVVRLHASSGTTGKPIVVGYTRDDMKVWSSVMARTFCAAGLSENDVIQNAFGYGLFTGGLGAHYGAEALGATVIPISGGNTERQIMVMQDFGVTAICSTPSYFLHLIESIEATGTGFKDLKLKAGVFGAEPWTDGMRAHIEERAHIKAYDIYGLSEIIGPGVATECSQQNGLHVFEDHFLMEIVDPKTSQVLPDGEEGELVLTTLSKQAIPMIRYRTHDITSIIPERCACGRSIRRICRISHRSDDMIIIRGVNVFPSQIEAALLKVEQSLPHYQIVLSRKEGLDQIEVQVEVTEEMFRDRVSALEQLQKKFSHAIEHVVGLRANVRLVEPQTIARSQGKAKRVIDQRKEGVAL
- a CDS encoding amino acid-binding protein; its protein translation is MKLKQLSVFLENKPGRLSQPCKALAEAGINILTLCLADTEQFGILRLIVKDWEKAKNVLEKAGCVVNVSEVLAIEIPDCPGGMASILAVLEPSAVNIEYMYAFTLKRGSNAVLIARIEDADRAIEILHKKNVNILSASTFYTLS